TGCCGCATACCCGAAAGAAGCCGCACTGATCGAACTCCGGGCGTGGTGTTACTCAAAACTCTCGAAGTATGAAGAATCGGCGGCGGATTACACGACTTTGATCGGACTCAGGCCGCGGGAATATCGTTTTCTTCTTTCAAGAGGCGCCGTTTATTCGCTGCTCAAAAGGTATGAGGCGGCCTTTGAGGACTTGGAACGTTTTGTTGCTTTCGAGCCGAAGAACGTCGTCGGGCATTACCACTTGTCGCGCGTCTGCGTTTTTCTGCGAAGATTTGAAGACGCAGTCAGATACGCGACCAAGGCAATCGAACTCGACCCGTCGAGCGCCAAAGGCTACATCGCTCGCTCGGTTGCCCATTCAAAGATCTACAATTACGAAGCCGTGGTCGCCGATGCCGGAAGGGCGGTCGAACTTCAGCCGAATGATACATTTGCGTTGAACAATCGCGGATTCGGTCTGCTCAAATTGGGCAAACTGCAGGAAGCGATCAGCGATTTCAACCAGTCGATACGATTCGATCCGCGGCATTCATACCCTTACAATAATCGCGGGCTGGCTTACCTGAAACTTGGCAAACTAAAGGCGGCAAAGCTCGACATCGAAAAGTCGATCGCTCTTTCTCCGAACTTCGCCGAAGCGTACGAGAATTTGGGATTGCTTTATCTTTCCGAGAAATCTTACGAAGAATCGATCAGGAATTTTGACAGGGCGATCGAGCTTTCGCCAGATCTGGCGACGGCTTATGTGAACAGAGCCGCCGCATTCGTGAAGATCGGACAGGAGGACCGGGCGTTTCGCGATTTCACGAAGGCGCTCGATATCGACGGCCTGCTGTGGGCGGCGTTCCTAGGGCGGGCCGAGATCTTTCGGAATCGAAAAGAGCCGTCCAAGGCGCTGGACGACCTTCGCCGCGCGGAAGAACTCCGCAGCCGTTACCCTTTTCAGTGATCATCCCCCAGTCGACAAAAAGGTCGCGCGGATCTGATTCGGGGGGCAACACCTTTTGACTTCATCGTTCGCGACATTTCCGGTAATCGAAGGCACGGATTCATAACTTCCAAGATGCATTCCTCCGACTTCGCCCGGCGATCGATCGGCGCGCCCCTTCTCGCCGCCACCGGAGAGATCGCGTGCTTCCTGACCAAACGCAAATTCGCCTGCTACTTCGGGATCACGAGAGCGGATCAAGCAGACGGGCGGAGACGCGCCGCGCATCGGGCGCAACTCGAAACAGGGCAACGCCTACGCCCGCCCTATGCTGGCCCACCCATTTCGGATTTTGGATTTTAGATTTTGGAAATGTTGGATTTTGGATTGCCGGGGTTCGACGATCCGTCCGGCGAACGCGAATCGCGTAGCGATGCCTTGAATTAAGATACTGTCTTGAATATCAAGTTCAAAACGCCGGATTTGGGGTAAAAGGGGTTCGGTGTTTGAGAATGTCCCCGTTGAGTGAAACAAATCCGATCCATCCCGCCAATCTGTGTTAATCCGTGAAAGAAAGACGATCTGTCTCGCTCAACCCGGTTCTTCAAAGCTCCCGAAGCAGGACCTGCATTCCGGGTTTAACACAAAACGGGTCCAAGCCATTCGCTTGGACCCGCATCATTTTGTTGACCACCACGTCCGGGTTCGGGGGCAGCCGCTTCAGGGAATTCGTACGGTTCCAAGTCCCCAGTCGACGAAAAGGTCGCGCGGATCGGATTCGCGGAGCCAGGTGACGAGGCGCTTGAAATCGGAGACCGACGCGACGCCGATGCAACCGGCGGTCCCGGGCGCGTTCGAGCGGTTCCAGTCGATGTGTATCTGGATCAGGTCGCGCCTTGTGCCGGTTTTCGGAACGAAGTCCACCGGGATCTTTGCCGGGCCGATGCCTTCTTTGTGCACTCTCTTGTCGTAAACGTCTTTCGCGCCCGCCCAGATCACGTCGCGGACGATCCATTTGCCTTCCGGAAGCGGTTCGTACGACCCGCGCACGCTTTCGCGCCCGGTTCTGAAGAACTGCCGTTTGGGTTGCCCGGAAACGACAAAAAGCGAATCCCTGAGCTGCCCGTCTTTGAAATAATCGAGCTTCAAACGAAAGCAACCCGACGAATCCTTGGTCATCGTCCGCGTCAAAAGCAAATAGTGCTTGCCGCCAACCGCCGTTTGCGACGGCGCGATCGGCGTCGGCAGCGGAGCGCCCCATAGTTTTCCCCACGTTTTGGGCCCGACCTTTCCGTCTGCGTCAGCGAGTCCGAAAACGTCAGATTGAAAGGCGCGGACGGCGGCGTCGGTGACCTTTCCGAACGCGCCGTCAACGTCGTCCTTGTAGTAACCGAGTTCCTTGAGCCGACTTTGAAGCGTTGCTATCCCGATTTCGGCCGCGTCGTCAGACATACCGCTGACCAGAAGCCGTCCTGCAAACGGCGGCGCTTCGCCGATCGAACGGATCTCCGCCGATCTTGCGACGATCTCGATCCGCGTTCCTTTTGGAATCGTCGAACCGGCGGGCGCAAAATCGAACGACATCGCGTTTTTGTACTGCCGGAGCGTCGATATCAGTTCTTCCTTGAGCGAGCTTTCCAAGCTGAGGATCTCAACGACTTCGCTGTCGCGGTAGGCGACGATGACATTCTTCGCGCCTTCACGAAAGCCCTCAAGGCGCGTCACCGTATCCTGGGCGGACGCTTCGACGACGATCGGTTTTCCGGCGGCGCCCGCGCGTTCGAACAAGGCGCGCTCGTCTGCCCGCCGTTTCGTCAGACCGGGAAGGACTTTCTTGACGCCTTTCACCGTGCCTTTGTTCCACAACATAAACGCGGCCGCGGCAGCAGGGAAGTTGCCGGACTTGATCTCCCTGAGGATCGTGCTTTCGCGAAATCCGCCGACGCCGATGTTGTAGCAAAGCGAGACGAGCGCGTCGAACTGATTCTGGTTGACCTTTGAGTCTTTCAGGATGATGTTCAGCGATTCGACCGTTTCGTCCGTTTCGAACTTGAGATACGCTTCCGCCTGCGCCTCCGAAATCCGCTCGCCGAGTTTGACCCGAAGACCCGTCGGATAGCGCGTCGTACCGTAGCCGACGGTCGGAATACCGACCGGATCGAGGTAGGCTTCCGCTTTGAAGCCTTCCCACTTCTTGATGATGTCCAAACAGCTTTGGGAGATGTTCATTTTCTGCTCCTTTTTGGTATTGATTAAAGTTCGGCCGGCTTGTCGCCAGCCGTGTTGAATTCGGCATATAATATAATGGTTTTTGCGAAGAAAATCTTACAAAAGGAATTTTCGGCGCGTTTTTCTGCAAGCTTCGATCGAACTTGGCGACCAATGACAAATTCTATAACCGAGATCTTGAAGACGGCGAAGATCAACGTCGCGCCGGAAACCTTCGCGATCGTTTCGCTGACCGGCGAGGACTGGAACACGGTCCTTGCCGATCCGGAGGCGTCGCCGCGGATGAGCGTTCCGTTTATGATCTTCAAGGATCGCTTCGAAACGACGCTCGTGCTCGACGAGATCGATCTCGCGTCGCTGCGGTCGGCGGCCGGTTCGGCGCGGATCGAAAACGGTTTCCGGCTTCTGACCTTCGACGTCGAACTCGATTTCTCGGTCACCGGCTTCATCGCCGAGATCTCGCGTGTGCTGGCGGAAGCGAAGATCCCGATCGTTGCCGTATCCTCGTTTTCGAGGGACCATCTGCTGATCAGACAAAACGATCTCGCGAGCGCGTTGCGAGCGCTCCGGCCGGTCGTTGACGAGGTGTGTTGAATATGGACTGGAAGGACAAAGTCGTTTTTTTGACGGGCGCTTCGAGCGGAATCGGCGAGGCGCTGGCCGTCGCGCTTGCAAAAAAGGGCGCGACCCTTGGACTGCTCGCGCGCCGCGAGGATCTGCTTCGGGAGATTGCGAAATCGTGCGAGGCAAAGGGCGGACTGGCGCGCGTGTTTGCGTGCGATGTGATCGACGAAGCCGGCGTCGCTGACGCGGCGCAAGCCTTGCGGGACGAGTTTGGCCGGATCGACATTCTCATTTGCAACGCCGGGATCGGCGGCCCGCGACACGCCCGCGATCTGACGACGACCGACGTCAAGAAGGTGTTTGAGGTCAATTTTATGGGCGCCGTCAACGCCGTCACGGCGACGCTCCCGGCGATGATCAAACACGGATCGGGCCAGCTCGTCGCGATCTCGAGCCTCGCCGGAATCCGCGGACTTCCGCGCTCGGCGTCCTATTCGGCGAGCAAAGGCGCGCTGACGAATTTCTTCGAGAGTCTGCGGCTCGATCTGATCGGCTCGGGAGTCAGCGTCACCGTGATCGAGCCGGGGTTCATACTTACGCCGCTTACGGCCAATCGCAAGCATAAACTGCCTTTCCTGATGCAACTCGACAATGCGATCCCGCTTTTTATCCGCGCGATCGAACGCCGGAAGCGCTTTGCCGCGTTTCCATGGCAACTCGCGAGCGTTGTCCGGCTTGGCCGGTTCTTTCCGGGTTGGCTTTACGACAGGATCGCCGGCGGCGCGAACTACCGCGAGGACAGCGATTGAAACGTCTTCACTTTTTGACGAAACGGTTCAAAAGTAAGACAATTCTTAAAGTTTTACATTAACTTGCCCGACATATGAATCTTTTACAGGCGATCATCCTTGGAATCGTTCAGGGATTGACCGAGTTCATCCCTATCTCGTCGACCGCCCACTTGGTTTTTGCAAGCCGCGTAACGGACGTCTACGGCGGAAATCCGGAGCAGATCACGGCGACGATGGCCGTTATCCAACTCGGCACTCTGGCCGCGGTTTTCGTCTATTTCGCATCCGACATTTGGGAGATCTCGAGCGCGTTCGTGCGCGACCACGTCGCCCTTCTCACGAATCGGCGCGGTCTGACCTTTTCGGGAACCAACGGCGTCCGCCCGATGTGGCTCTCGGAAGAGGCTTGGCTCGGCTGGCTGATCATAATCGGTTCGATTCCCATCGGGACCGTCGGACTCGCGTTCAAGAAGGTCATCGAGGGCCCCGCGACAAAGAACCTCTGGGTCATCGCGACGATGATGATCGTCATTGCGGTTGGTTTGTTTTTCGCCGAGTCGGTCGGAAAACAGGAACGCGACCTGAAACAATTCGGGCTCATCGACGCGCTTGCAGTCGGATTTGCACAAGTCCTGTCTTTGATACCGGGCGCCAGCCGTTCGGGGTCGACGATCATGGGCGGGCTTTTCGCGGGACAGATGCGTGAGGCGGCGGCCCGCTTTTCGTTTCTGCTGATGATCCCTGCGATCACGGCCAGCGGACTGCTTGAACTCAAGGAAGCGATCGACAAACGGCTCCTGTCGAGCGATGAAATGGTCGCGCTC
The DNA window shown above is from Acidobacteriota bacterium and carries:
- a CDS encoding glycoside hydrolase family protein: MNISQSCLDIIKKWEGFKAEAYLDPVGIPTVGYGTTRYPTGLRVKLGERISEAQAEAYLKFETDETVESLNIILKDSKVNQNQFDALVSLCYNIGVGGFRESTILREIKSGNFPAAAAAFMLWNKGTVKGVKKVLPGLTKRRADERALFERAGAAGKPIVVEASAQDTVTRLEGFREGAKNVIVAYRDSEVVEILSLESSLKEELISTLRQYKNAMSFDFAPAGSTIPKGTRIEIVARSAEIRSIGEAPPFAGRLLVSGMSDDAAEIGIATLQSRLKELGYYKDDVDGAFGKVTDAAVRAFQSDVFGLADADGKVGPKTWGKLWGAPLPTPIAPSQTAVGGKHYLLLTRTMTKDSSGCFRLKLDYFKDGQLRDSLFVVSGQPKRQFFRTGRESVRGSYEPLPEGKWIVRDVIWAGAKDVYDKRVHKEGIGPAKIPVDFVPKTGTRRDLIQIHIDWNRSNAPGTAGCIGVASVSDFKRLVTWLRESDPRDLFVDWGLGTVRIP
- a CDS encoding SDR family NAD(P)-dependent oxidoreductase; the encoded protein is MDWKDKVVFLTGASSGIGEALAVALAKKGATLGLLARREDLLREIAKSCEAKGGLARVFACDVIDEAGVADAAQALRDEFGRIDILICNAGIGGPRHARDLTTTDVKKVFEVNFMGAVNAVTATLPAMIKHGSGQLVAISSLAGIRGLPRSASYSASKGALTNFFESLRLDLIGSGVSVTVIEPGFILTPLTANRKHKLPFLMQLDNAIPLFIRAIERRKRFAAFPWQLASVVRLGRFFPGWLYDRIAGGANYREDSD
- a CDS encoding ACT domain-containing protein, translated to MTNSITEILKTAKINVAPETFAIVSLTGEDWNTVLADPEASPRMSVPFMIFKDRFETTLVLDEIDLASLRSAAGSARIENGFRLLTFDVELDFSVTGFIAEISRVLAEAKIPIVAVSSFSRDHLLIRQNDLASALRALRPVVDEVC
- the uppP gene encoding undecaprenyl-diphosphatase UppP, coding for MNLLQAIILGIVQGLTEFIPISSTAHLVFASRVTDVYGGNPEQITATMAVIQLGTLAAVFVYFASDIWEISSAFVRDHVALLTNRRGLTFSGTNGVRPMWLSEEAWLGWLIIIGSIPIGTVGLAFKKVIEGPATKNLWVIATMMIVIAVGLFFAESVGKQERDLKQFGLIDALAVGFAQVLSLIPGASRSGSTIMGGLFAGQMREAAARFSFLLMIPAITASGLLELKEAIDKRLLSSDEMVALAVGTLAAAVVGYLSIWFLLAFLRKRSTGVFVVYRLIVGVVILVLLWKGVISPQV
- a CDS encoding tetratricopeptide repeat protein produces the protein MRKAVPAAAFVLALILTAFPQGLKRVPDPDTVRQFGRYADQLIKDGKYAEAVTALSDGIAAYPKEAALIELRAWCYSKLSKYEESAADYTTLIGLRPREYRFLLSRGAVYSLLKRYEAAFEDLERFVAFEPKNVVGHYHLSRVCVFLRRFEDAVRYATKAIELDPSSAKGYIARSVAHSKIYNYEAVVADAGRAVELQPNDTFALNNRGFGLLKLGKLQEAISDFNQSIRFDPRHSYPYNNRGLAYLKLGKLKAAKLDIEKSIALSPNFAEAYENLGLLYLSEKSYEESIRNFDRAIELSPDLATAYVNRAAAFVKIGQEDRAFRDFTKALDIDGLLWAAFLGRAEIFRNRKEPSKALDDLRRAEELRSRYPFQ